From Cygnus atratus isolate AKBS03 ecotype Queensland, Australia chromosome 1, CAtr_DNAZoo_HiC_assembly, whole genome shotgun sequence, the proteins below share one genomic window:
- the PDE2A gene encoding cGMP-dependent 3',5'-cyclic phosphodiesterase — MVLVLQHLLTALLQFFRRGQQVFLKVDSPPPPPAPCLLSPQDALLSLGAVIDVSSLRDALRDAVLSLLPKVEHVYIYLLDGDTRLTCDDPPHELPAEGKLRDAVRRQKRVECGGLPPAELQGRQLGPLAAPLAPGTQVLIIPLVDKDSGAVVCVVLVHCGHLSDSDEQNLRALERHTLVAYRRVQALQKLQPWPQVSLSTSSSQTSLAKAEKAPDSSYSELDCKILQLCGELYDLDAASLQLKVINYLKQETQSLCCCLLLVSEDNHQLFCQVVGDRVLEEEISFSLTFGRLGQVVEDKKSITLKDISEEEHKQLNSMLGTEVTSMLCVPVISRATSQVVALACAFNKLSGESYTERDEHKIQHCFCYTSTVLTSTLAFQKEQKLKCECQALLQVAKNLFTHLDDVSVLLQEIITEARNLSNAEICSVFLLDRLSHELVAKVFDGGVVDDESYEIRIPADQGIAGHVATTGKILNIKDAYSHPLFYRGVDDSTGFRTRNILCFPIKNESQEVIGVAELVNKINGPWFSKFDEDLATAFSIYCGISIAHSLLYKKVNEAQYRSHLANEMMMYHMKVSDDEYTKLLSEGIQPVATIDPNFASFTYTPRSLPEDDTSMAILSMLQDMNFINTYKMDRQTLTRFCLMVKKGYRDPPYHNWMHAFSVSHFCYLLYKNLELVNYLEDIEIFALFISCMCHDLDHRGTNNSFQVASKSVLAALYSSEGSVMERHHFAQAIAILNSQGCNIFDHFSRKDYQRMLDLMRDIILATDLAHHLRIFKDLQKMAEVGYDPKNKQHHSLLLCLLMTSCDLSDQTKGWKTTRKIAELIYKEFFSQGDQEKAMGNRPLEMMDREKAYIPELQISFMEHIAMPIYKLLQDLFPKASELYERVASNREQWTKVSHKFTIRGLPSNNSLDFLDEEYDPQAPDAQMNGCLDAEGHPESGAE, encoded by the exons ttcccccccccccccccccgccccgtgtcTGCTCTCTCCCCAGGACGCCCTGCTGAGCCTGGGGGCCGTGATCGACGTCTCCAGCCTGCGGGACGCCCTGCGCGATGCCgtcctctccctgctgcccaaaGTG GAGCACGTCTACATCTACCTGCTGGATGGGGACACCCGGCTGACCTGCGACGACCCCCCCCACGAGCTGCCCGCCGAGGGGAAGCTCAG GGATGCGGTGCGGAGGCAGAAGCGGGTGGAGtgcggggggctgccccccgccgAGCTGCAGGGCCGGCAGCTGGGCCCCCTGGCTGCGCCCCTCGCCCCCGGCACGCAAG TGCTCATCATCCCGCTGGTGGACAAGGACAGCGGGGCCGTGGTGTGCGTCGTCCTG GTGCACTGCGGCCACCTGAGCGACTCGGACGAGCAGAACCTGCGCGCGCTGGAGCGGCAC ACGCTGGTGGCGTACCGGCGCgtgcaggctctgcagaagctgcagccctggccccaGGTCAGCCTGTCCACCAGCTCCTCGCAGACCTCCCTGGCCAAGGCCGAGAAGGCTCCCGACAGCAGCTACAGCGAGCTGGACTGCAAGATCCTGCAGCTCTGcg GCGAGCTGTACGACCTGGATGCGGCCTCGCTGCAGCTCAAGGTCATCAACTAC ctgaaGCAGGAGACCCAGtcgctgtgctgctgcctcctgctggtCTCGGAGGACAACCACCAGCTCTTCTGCCAG GTGGTGGGCGACCGCGTCCTCGAGGAGGAGATCAGCTTTTCG CTCACCTTCGGGCGCCTGGGGCAGGTGGTGGAGGACAAGAAATCCATCACCTTGAAGGACATCAGCGAG GAGGAGCACAAGCAGCTCAACAGCATGCTGGGCACCGAGGTCACCTCCATGCTCTGCGTCCCCGTCATCAGCCGCGCCACCTCCCAGGTGGTGGCCTTGGCCTGCGCCTTCAACAAGCTGAGCGGCGAGAG CTACACGGAGCGGGACGAGCACAAGATCCAGCACTGCTTCTGCTACACCTCCACGGTGCTCACCAGCACGCTGGCCTTCCAGAAGGAGCAGAAGCTCAAGTGCGAGTGCCag gccctgctgcaggtggcGAAGAACCTGTTCACGCACTTGG ACGACGTCTCCGTATTGCTCCAGGAGATCATCACGGAAGCCCGAAACCTCAGCAACGCCGAGAT ATGCTCCGTGTTCCTGCTGGACCGCCTCAGCCACGAGCTGGTGGCCAAGGTGTTCGACGGCGGCGTGGTGGATGACGAG AGCTACGAGATCCGCATCCCCGCCGACCAGGGCATCGCGGGGCACGTGGCGACCACCGGCAAGATCCTGAACATCAAGGACGCCTACTCGCACCCGCTCTTCTACCGCGGGGTGGACGACAGCACCGGCTTCCGCACCAGGAACATCCTCTGCTTCCCCATCAAGAACGAGAGCCAGG AGGTCATCGGGGTGGCCGAGCTGGTCAACAAGATCAACGGGCCCTGGTTCAGCAAGTTCGACGAGGACCTGGCCACCGCCTTCTCCATCTACTGCGGCATCAGCATCGCCCAC TCCCTGCTGTACAAGAAGGTGAACGAGGCGCAGTACCGCAGCCACCTGGCCAACGAGATGATGATGTACCACATGAAG GTGTCGGACGACGAGTACACCAAGCTGCTGAGCGAGGGCATCCAGCCCGTGGCCACCATCGACCCCAACTTCGCCAGCTTCACCTACACGCCGCGCTCCCTGCCCGAGGACGACACCTCCAtg GCCATCCTGAGCATGCTGCAGGACATGAACTTCATCAACACCTACAAGATGGACCGCCAGACGCTCACCAG GTTCTGCCTGATGGTGAAGAAGGGCTACCGCGACCCCCCGTACCACAACTGGATGCACGCCTTCTCCGTCTCCCACTTCTGCTACCTGCTCTACAAGAACCTGGAGCTCGTCAACTACCTGGA agACATCGAGATCTTCGCCCTGTTCATCTCCTGCATGTGCCACGACCTGGACCACAGGGGCACCAATAACTCCTTCCAGGTGGCCTCG AAATCCGTCCTGGCCGCACTGTACAGCTCGGAGGGCTCAGTCATGGAG CGGCACCACTTCGCCCAGGCCATCGCCATCCTCAACAGCCAGGGCTGCAACATCTTCGACCACTTCTCCCGCAAG GATTACCAGCGCATGCTGGACCTCATGCGGGACATCATCCTGGCCACCGACCTGGCCCATCACCTGCGCATCTTCAAGGACCTCCAGAAGATGGCAGAAG TCGGCTACGACCCCAAGAACaagcagcaccacagcctgctgctctgcctgctgatgACGTCCTGCGACCTCTCCGACCAGACCAAGGGCTGGAAGACCACCAGGAAGATCGCG GAGCTGATCTACAAGGAGTTCTTCTCCCAGGGAGATC AGGAGAAAGCCATGGGCAACCGCCCGCTGGAGATGATGGACCGGGAGAAAGCCTACATCCCCGAGCTGCAGATCAGCTTCATGGAGCACATCGCCATGCCCATCTACAa gctgctgcaggaccTCTTCCCCAAGGCGTCCGAGCTGTACGAGAGGGTGGCCAGCAACCGGGAGCAGTGGACCAAGGTGTCCCACAAGTTCACCATCCGCGGCTTGCCCAGCAACAACTCCCTGGACTTTCTGGACGAGGAGTACGATCCGCAGGCGCCGGACGCCCAAATGAACGGGTGCCTGGACGCCGAGGGGCACCCCGAGTCGGGGGCCGAGTGA